A region of the Clostridium estertheticum subsp. estertheticum genome:
CTATTGTATTAATGGAAGGGGCTTGGGTATTTCGTGATGCAAGAAAACGCGGAGATAAATACTATTGGTTTTGGGGGATTTTTGCATCTTTAAATACAAGTAATCTTTTTATTTATTTATTAATAACACGGGTAATATTAAAACATAATAAGGAAAAGCTATGAAATAAATGCTATAATCAAATGAATATGTATTTATTGGGGGTGGTATTTATGACAACTAGCATGTTAAAATTTATTGCATGTATATTAATGCTAATTGATCATATAGGGGCAGTGATTTTCCCAAAGGTAATAATCCTTAGAATGATAGGTAGATTATCATTTCCTATATTTGCTTATTTGATTGCTGTAGGATATTCTAAAACAAATTCGTTTTATAGGTATTTATATAGGCTTTTGATATTTGCAGCAGCATCTCAAGTACCATTTTCATTAGTTTTTAGTGAGCAAATTAAAATTCATAGTTTCTTTGACTTTTTAACCTTCCTTATGGGTAGTCCAAATCTACATTTAAATATTTTCTTTACTTTAGCGATTGGGCTAATTGCAATCCGTATATGGGACAAAGGGGAGTCAAAGTCTTTTAAAATAATAAGTGTTTTAGCATTGGGCATAATAGCTCAAACTTTTAATACAGACTATGGATTTTATGGAATTACTATTATATTATCTTTTTATATTTTTAGAGATAGCAAAGTTAAAATACTTATATCGCAAGTTATTGTATACTTAGTATTTAACGCATCAGGAATTTTGTTATATGTGTTTGAATTTCAAGGTAAAACCATAAATCCTAGTTCGTTTATTCAAATATTATCACTTTTATCATTAATTTTTATATTTAAATATAATGGTAAGAAGGGTAAAGATTTAAGATATGCTTTTTATGTATTTTATCCAATGCATTTATTAATATTAGGTTTAATAAAAATAATGCTTGATCTTAATAAAATTCTATAATACTGATATATTGTTTAAATACAA
Encoded here:
- a CDS encoding TraX family protein produces the protein MTTSMLKFIACILMLIDHIGAVIFPKVIILRMIGRLSFPIFAYLIAVGYSKTNSFYRYLYRLLIFAAASQVPFSLVFSEQIKIHSFFDFLTFLMGSPNLHLNIFFTLAIGLIAIRIWDKGESKSFKIISVLALGIIAQTFNTDYGFYGITIILSFYIFRDSKVKILISQVIVYLVFNASGILLYVFEFQGKTINPSSFIQILSLLSLIFIFKYNGKKGKDLRYAFYVFYPMHLLILGLIKIMLDLNKIL